A window of Apium graveolens cultivar Ventura unplaced genomic scaffold, ASM990537v1 ctg5181, whole genome shotgun sequence contains these coding sequences:
- the LOC141702456 gene encoding uncharacterized protein LOC141702456, giving the protein MDRSWLKADRRTKEFKKGVEDLLIFAFENGYNAEKISCPCVNCAHSKSWRAQIVKNHLFQNGIDQTYTRWIWHGENNSVESSNKTDTSESINQGTSRMGERDEDDDDDMSSDESSDETDTSDFINHVKGEHQPLYPGCGRYTKMKVLVQLYNLKVKHGMSDSCFSDILLLLGSLLPEGNNIPSSFNEAKKTLCALGMGYEKIHACPNNCLLYRGDLDEEQTTCCVCKASRWKLNKKGDELEGVPAKVLWYFPLIPRLRNLFNTPHIAKDMTWHDTERQKDGKMRHPADSITWKDVDQKWPDFASETRNLRLALSSDGFNPFHGNRTDYSSWPVLLSIYNLPPWLCMKRRYIMLCLLISGPTELRNNIDVFLQPLIEDLQELWHGKQMYDTYKKEFFMLRGILLWTISDYPALGNLSGNVIKGYNACTICIDETKATRLVNYRKTVIMRHRRWLPHNHPYRRQKSAFDNTVEKGVAPVPLTGEEVFQRVQHLRAHVFGKKQRQPRWKKGEPRPVWKKVSIFFQLEYWEFLPVRHVLDVMHIEKNICEALVGTLLNIPGKTKDRESVRLDMAEMGIRTELRPKTPGKKEKVPLASWTLTHAEKKTVCSSFLKMKLADGFCSNIKNLVNMENLRLVGMKSHDCHTILHHLLPISIRSVLQKQVRCTIIRFCLFFKEICSKVINVDKLEKMQSELVETLCQLEKHFPPSFFDVMIHLSVHLVREVKLCGPIFLRWMYPFERYLKAFKGYVRNPAHPEGCIAEAYVAKEAVECLVNFEKSTVGVSNAKYEQNARPLSGATLIKPSDEDLHLAHLCFLQNTTNIRPYFE; this is encoded by the coding sequence ATGGATAGGTCATGGTTAAAAGCGGATAGAAGAACGAAAGAGTTCAAAAAAGGAGTGGAAGATTTGTTAATATTTGCATTTGAGAATGGTTATAATGCAGAAAAAATCAGTTGTCCATGTGTAAACTGCGCACATAGTAAATCATGGAGAGCGCAGATAGTTAAAAACCATCTTTTTCAAAATGGTATTGATCAAACTTATACACGTTGGATATGGCACGGGGAGAATAATTCTGTAGAAAGTTCTAATAAAACCGACACTTCGGAATCTATCAATCAAGGCACCTCAAGAATGGGTGAACGTGACGAGGACGACGACGATGATATGtcttctgatgaaagttctgacgAAACCGACACTTCTGATTTCATTAACCATGTTAAAGGTGAACATCAGCCTCTTTATCCTGGATGTGGGAGGTACACTAAGATGAAAGTTCTGGTCCAGTTATACAACTTGAAAGTGAAGCATGGTATGTCTGATTCATGCTTCAGTGATATTCTGTTATTACTTGGCTCTTTACTTCCAGAAGGCAACAACATCCCTTCTTCCTTCAATGAAGCAAAAAAAACCTTATGTGCATTAGGAATGGGGTATGAAAAGATACACGCATGTCCGAATAATTGTCTCTTATACCGTGGCGATTTAGATGAAGAACAAACTACTTGTTGCGTATGTAAGGCCTCTAGATGGAAATTGAACAAAAAAGGAGATGAACTTGAAGGGGTCCCTGCTAAAGTTCTATGGTATTTCCCGCTGATACCAAGATTACGAAATTTATTCAATACACCTCACATTGCAAAGGACATGACGTGGCATGACACCGAGCGACAAAAGGATGGTAAAATGAGGCATCCGGCTGATTCAATAACATGGAAGGATGTCGACCAAAAATGGCCTGATTTTGCATCAGAGACTAGGAACCTTCGATTAGCTTTATCTTCCGATGGTTTCAATCCTTTTCATGGAAACCGTACTGATTACTCAAGCTGGCCTGTTTTGCTATCAATTTATAACCTTCCTCCATGGCTTTGTATGAAGAGAAGGTATATTATGCTCTGCTTGTTAATATCTGGACCGACTGAGCTTAGAAATAATATTGACGTGTTCCTTCAACCACTAATAGAAGATCTGCAAGAGTTGTGGCATGGGAAACAAATGTACGACACTTATAAGAAAGAGTTTTTCATGCTTAGGGGCATTTTATTATGGACAATAAGTGATTATCCTGCCTTAGGGAACTTGTCAGGAAATGTTATTAAAGGGTATAATGCGTGTACTATTTGTATTGATGAAACGAAAGCTACTAGGTTGGTTAATTACCGTAAGACGGTGATTATGAGGCATCGAAGATGGTTGCCCCATAATCATCCTTATAGAAGGCAGAAATCAGCTTTTGATAACACTGTGGAGAAGGGGGTCGCCCCTGTTCCATTAACCGGAGAAGAGGTTTTTCAAAGAGTACAGCATTTAAGGGCCCATGTATTTGGAAAGAAACAACGGCAACCACGATGGAAAAAAGGTGAACCTAGACCTGTTTGGAAAAAGGTTTCAATATTCTTCCAACTTGAGTATTGGGAATTTTTGCCAGTTAGGCATGTTCTCGATGTGATGCACATCGAGAAAAATATATGCGAAGCCCTTGTTGGAACTTTACTAAATATTCCGGGGAAGACAAAAGATAGGGAATCTGTTCGTCTTGATATGGCTGAAATGGGAATAAGAACGGAGCTGAGACCTAAGACTcctggaaagaaagaaaaggtaCCGTTGGCATCATGGACCTTAACGCATGCAGAAAAAAAAACAGTTTGCTCATCATTTCTTAAAATGAAGTTGGCAGATGGATTTTGTTCAAATATTAAGAATCTTGTAAACATGGAAAATCTTCGGCTTGTTGGAATGAAATCTCATGATTGTCACAcgatattgcatcatttgcttcCAATCTCAATTCGATCAGTATTACAAAAACAAGTCAGGTGCACAATTATTAGGTTTTGCCTTTTCTTCAAGGAAATTTGCAGTAAAGTGATCAATGTAGACAAGTTGGAAAAAATGCAGAGTGAGTTAGTGGAAACATTGTGCCAGCTTGAAAAGCACTTTCCCCCTTCGTTCTTTGATGTGATGATCCATCTCTCAGTTCATCTCGTGAGAGAGGTTAAACTTTGTGGGCCAATATTCCTTCGTTGGATGTATCCCTTCGAGAGATATCTAAAAGCGTTTAAAGGATATGTACGGAACCCGGCTCATCCCGAAGGGTGTATTGCTGAGGCATACGTTGCCAAAGAGGCGGTGGAGTGTTTGgtgaattttgaaaaatctacCGTAGGAGTGTCAAATGCAAAGTATGAGCAGAATGCAAGACCTCTATCTGGTGCGACATTGATAAAGCCGAGCGATGAGGACTTGCATCTAGCACATTTGTGTTTTCTCCAAAATACAACTAACATTAGACCATATTTTGAGTAA